Proteins found in one Cervus canadensis isolate Bull #8, Minnesota chromosome 24, ASM1932006v1, whole genome shotgun sequence genomic segment:
- the TEX44 gene encoding testis-expressed protein 44 has translation MTTVPLGEAGATNNPLHGDSRSTDIPAVGSQSEVPLLADDPASLNAITSAERQDVDHASIEPATSGATSESGDADKHEVAEGDAQEPREATALPADPAPDILKNSLDFQNLVQKVLVQDSSGTQNPQIFQVISLVKEATPQAVATPDREQEPATATPSAEVQSPQNVEAQPVVSTANPKDQLDPGTADTPEAVEEKPEGPEALNPDPDSSPSAPASPGPGAPAPQMGPLDSTAGEENSYMRSMTSLLGGGEGSISSLADILVWSDATMGLATGFLATGRGSMSDLLHSPGPSLRSVSSILGRASSALSSRLVVRTRSALRSVTHVLESVEQRTVEGIRSAMRYLTSHLTPH, from the coding sequence ATGACCACCGTGCCCTTGGGAGAGGCCGGAGCCACCAACAACCCTCTACATGGTGACAGCAGGTCTACAGACATCCCAGCAGTGGGGTCCCAAAGTGAGGTCCCCCTCCTTGCAGATGACCCAGCATCTCTTAACGCTATAACGTCAGCTGAACGGCAGGATGTAGATCATGCCTCCATTGAGCCAGCCACCTCGGGGGCCACATCAGAGTCTGGGGACGCAGATAAGCATGAAGTTGCCGAGGGGGACGCCCAGGAGCCCAGAGAGGCCACAGCCCTGCCTGCTGATCCGGCCCCAGATATCCTGAAAAATTCCCTGGACTTCCAGAACCTAGTGCAGAAAGTGCTGGTGCAAGATTCCAGTGGGACTCAGAATCCTCAGATTTTCCAAGTTATCTCCCTGGTTAAGGAAGCGACGCCACAAGCAGTGGCCACCCCAGACAGAGAGCAGGAGCCAGCAACAGCCACCCCAAGTGCCGAGGTACAGTCCCCCCAGAACGTGGAGGCTCAGCCGGTCGTGAGCACCGCCAACCCCAAGGACCAGCTTGACCCTGGGACTGCTGACACCCCTGAAGCTGTTGAAGAGAAGCCGGAGGGTCCCGAAGCCTTGAACCCTGACCCTGACTCCTCGCCATCAGCCCCTGCCTCGCCGGGCCCTGGAGCACCAGCCCCACAGATGGGTCCCCTGGACTCCACGGCTGGCGAGGAGAACAGCTACATGCGCTCCATGACCAGCTTGCTGGGCGGGGGCGAGGGGTCCATCAGCTCCCTGGCAGACATCCTGGTGTGGTCCGATGCCACCATGGGCCTGGCCACGGGCTTCCTGGCCACCGGCCGTGGCTCCATGTCAGACCTGTTGCACAGCCCGGGGCCCAGCCTGCGCTCTGTCTCCAGCATCCTGGGGAGAGCCAGCTCTGCCCTGTCCTCCAGGCTGGTGGTGAGGACCAGATCAGCCCTACGCTCCGTCACCCACGTGCTGGAATCGGTGGAGCAGAGGACCGTCGAGGGCATCCGTTCGGCCATGCGCTACCTGACCAGCCATCTCACCCCACACTAG